One Brassica oleracea var. oleracea cultivar TO1000 chromosome C7, BOL, whole genome shotgun sequence genomic window carries:
- the LOC106302637 gene encoding uncharacterized protein LOC106302637 — translation MEDDSEAIDNLRETIKMSLSPPAMITYDSLRFLEATNEHKQEQEDVSGETHDVKVDESAKEDSHVRDESNLEADLENPKEDVTLEITPSYELIPAEERSLAVVSGTVLNNEFRQVKVETPTPRPKKLIGYKKDVADYEDERYQNDMMIEYLTSAVEHWEKVMMKEMRIEDVEDKFYTCIEELDRGGMIKKLKQNYQEALPVILYRLKEKLTNLIVTHETKNSRWKC, via the exons ATGGAGGACGATTCAGAAGCAATAGATAACTTGCGTGAGACCATCAAGATGAGTTTAAGTCCGCCGGCAATGATAACTTACGATTCCTTG CGCTTCCTTGAAGCTACCAACGAGCATAAACAAGAACAAGAAGATGTCAGTGGAGAGACCCATGACGTTAAAGTAGACGAGAGCGCGAAAGAAGATTCTCATGTTCGTGATGAATCAAATCTTGAAGCCGATCTTGAGAACCCTAAAGAAGATGTAACTCTGGAGATCACACCCAGCTACGAGCTTATCCCCGCGGAAGAACGGTCTCTGGCCGTCGTCTCAGGAACGGTATTGAACAACGAGTTTCGTCAGGTGAAAGTTGAAACACCAACACCAAGACCTAAGAAACTAATTGGCTACAAAAAAGATGTGGCGGATTACGAAGATGAAAGGTATCAGAACGATATGATGATCGAGTATCTAACGAGTGCAGTGGAGCATTGGGAGAAAGTCATGATGAAAGAGATGAGAATAGAAGATGTTGAAGACAAATTCTACACTTGCATCGAAGAGTTAGATCGTGGAGGTATGATCAAGAAGCTAAAACAAAACTACCAAGAGGCTTTACCAGTGATCTTATATCGGCTGAAAGAGAAGCTGACTAACCTCATCGTTACTCACGAAACAAAGAACTCTAGATGGAAGTGTTGA